The proteins below are encoded in one region of Cellvibrio zantedeschiae:
- the rbfA gene encoding 30S ribosome-binding factor RbfA, producing MPREFTRSDRVSDAIQRILGQVISQEIRDPRIGLVNINAVTVTRDMAYAKVYVTFVGSDEAESLAAAAVLNKASGFLRSFIAKELIMRSVPKLQFIYDKTAIRGQEISFLIDRAMKEDSQHVHDDEPDAGSDAANDGEKA from the coding sequence ATGCCAAGAGAATTTACAAGATCAGACCGCGTGTCCGATGCTATCCAGCGCATTCTAGGGCAAGTGATTTCCCAGGAAATCCGCGACCCACGCATAGGTTTGGTCAATATCAACGCGGTGACTGTGACCCGTGATATGGCCTACGCCAAAGTCTATGTGACTTTTGTGGGCTCAGATGAGGCTGAAAGTTTGGCTGCTGCTGCCGTGCTGAATAAGGCCAGTGGCTTTTTGCGCAGTTTTATCGCTAAAGAGCTGATCATGCGCAGTGTTCCCAAGCTACAGTTCATTTACGACAAAACAGCAATTCGCGGCCAAGAGATTTCGTTTTTGATTGATCGCGCTATGAAAGAAGACAGCCAACACGTTCATGACGACGAGCCCGATGCAGGTTCAGATGCGGCAAATGATGGCGAGAAGGCTTAA